A single genomic interval of Cydia splendana chromosome 10, ilCydSple1.2, whole genome shotgun sequence harbors:
- the LOC134794258 gene encoding protein sarah, with product MAHKEEDEPFQEEDVYINPEDGMPNVHPNIANLEHESDSQDEINDLDDIPKSVIVTNIHSDVFANAKLKAELEDLFRTFSENVTFQWLRSFRRLRVNYDSPLAAANARVQLHQYQFYTSCINCYFAQPVTPISFKNLRPPAPVKQFLISPPSSPPVGWEPREEGEPLVNHDLLAALATLAPGESHELHAPTPTQPAIVVHTALAPEAAPRPCSIPHTRCPNY from the coding sequence ATGGCACACAAGGAGGAGGATGAGCCTTTTCAAGAAGAAGACGTTTATATCAACCCCGAAGATGGTATGCCTAATGTTCACCCCAATATAGCTAATTTAGAACATGAAAGTGACTCACAGGACGAAATCAACGATTTGGACGACATACCGAAGTCTGTTATTGTCACAAACATTCATAGTGACGTTTTCGCAAACGCAAAACTAAAAGCCGAGTTGGAAGATCTTTTCCGAACCTTTTCGGAGAACGTTACATTTCAGTGGCTCCGCAGTTTTAGGCGGTTGCGTGTGAACTATGACAGCCCATTAGCGGCCGCTAACGCCCGTGTGCAACTACACCAGTATCAGTTTTATACCTCGTGTATAAACTGTTACTTCGCTCAGCCGGTGACGCccatttcttttaaaaatctGAGGCCGCCCGCTCCCGTAAAGCAATTTTTGATTTCTCCGCCGTCGAGCCCGCCGGTGGGATGGGAACCGCGAGAGGAAGGCGAGCCGCTGGTGAACCACGACCTGCTGGCGGCACTGGCGACCCTGGCGCCGGGCGAGAGCCACGAGCTGCACGCGCCCACGCCCACGCAGCCGGCCATCGTCGTGCACACCGCGCTAGCCCCCGAGGCCGCCCCGCGCCCCTGCTCTATCCCCCACACCCGCTGTCCtaattattga
- the LOC134794252 gene encoding uncharacterized protein LOC134794252 yields MRTILILALCAATAYGQYNNSPAPRRIQIPGAIALGPAPGAFRQGRLQNGPPAGTPRLRRPGQGRPSFKSVDASPRPNLQSIEEPSKPVTEEPEDEVEINTPTAFVPSIFTTPEPQNDFFDFTTTSQPKPPIAFNPPPFQPSSTPSVLRPEPIRPTQYRPLLQPQSFAPIRNEAPFKPQPVRLQPLSSRPQRPSFRPEPKPLVEEDEAPIQPIRHRPQPQPQEPVNRAPAKTYVQQNYKPSNPREKKPVAQIIRKYRDENPDGSITWGFENDDGSFKEETIGIDCVTRGKYGYVDPDGLKREYNYETGILCDKSKEQQEEKGFIDYQENKAVLPNGITIDLNQMGKKSKRPFRSPGNH; encoded by the exons ATGCGGACGATACTG ATATTAGCGCTTTGCGCTGCCACGGCGTATGGTCAATACAATAACTCGCCTGCTCCTCGGAGGATACAAATTCCCGGAGCCATAGCTCTAGGCCCCGCGCCCGGCGCCTTCCGCCAAGGACGGCTGCAGAACGGCCCCCCGGCCGGCACGCCCCGCTTGAGAAGGCCCGGCCAAGGCAGGCCTTCTTTCAAGTCCGTGGATGCGTCTCCCAGACCCAATCTGCAGTCAATCGAGGAGCCCTCCAAACCGGTCACCGAAGAACCAGAAGACGAGGTCGAAATCAACACCCCCACCGCCTTCGTCCCTAGCATTTTTACCACACCGGAACCTCAAAACGATTTCTTTGATTTCACTACCACATCTCAGCCAAAGCCGCCGATAGCGTTCAACCCGCCTCCCTTCCAGCCGTCCTCGACTCCGTCTGTCTTAAGACCCGAGCCGATCAGACCCACTCAGTACAGACCATTATTGCAGCCGCAATCTTTCGCCCCCATCAGAAATGAAGCCCCCTTCAAGCCTCAGCCGGTGCGCCTCCAACCTCTGTCGAGCAGACCTCAGCGGCCGTCCTTCAGGCCGGAGCCCAAACCCTTAGTAGAGGAAGACGAGGCCCCTATCCAACCAATCAGACACAGGCCTCAGCCGCAGCCGCAGGAGCCCGTCAACCGAGCGCCGGCCAAAACGTACGTTCAACAGAACTACAAACCCTCCAACCCAAGGGAAAAGAAACCAGTTGCTCAAATCATTCGCAAATACAGGGATGAGAACCCGGACGGAAGCATTACGTGGGGATTTGAGAATGACGATGGTTCATTCAAGGAGGAAACTATAGGTATCGATTGCGTTACTCGTGGAAAGTATGGTTATGTGGATCCTGATGGTTTGAAACGAGAGTACAACTATGAGACTGGGATCCTCTGCGACAAGAGCAAGGAACAACAAGAAGAGAAAGGTTTTATAGACTACCAAGAAAACAAAGCAGTCCTACCTAATGGTATCACAATTGATCTCAATCAGATgggtaaaaaatctaaaaggcCGTTCAGGTCACCCGGTAACCACTAG
- the LOC134794264 gene encoding histone deacetylase complex subunit SAP18, whose amino-acid sequence MKMAGLESMIAEEVKPVDREKTCPLLLRVFCSTGRHNSPGDYARGNVPQNELQIYTWMDATLRELTGLVKEVNPETRRKGTYFDFAIVFPDMRSPTYRMREIGVTCSGQRGGDDNKTLSSVKFQIGSYLDISITPPNRMPPPMRRPQPYLNNRPY is encoded by the exons ATGAAAATGGCTGGACTGGAGTCCATGATTGCTGAAGAGGTTAAGCCGGTTGATAGGGAAAAG ACATGTCCCCTGCTTCTTCGAGTGTTTTGTTCTACTGGTCGTCACAATTCGCCAGGTGATTACGCGAGGGGCAACGTTCCCCAAAATGAATTACAAATCTACACCTGGATGGATGCAACACTGCGCGAGCTAACAGGTCTTGTCAAGGAAGTTAATCCCGAGACCCGACGCAAGGGAACATATTTCGATTTTGCCATTGTGTTCCCAGATATGAGATCACCAACATATAGGATGAGAGAGATAGGAGTGACATGCTCCGGCCAACGCGGTGGGGATGATAACAAAACTTTAAGCAGTGTTAAATTCCAAATTGGTAGCTACTTGGATATATCAATAACACCACCAAACAGAATGCCACCTCCGATGAGGCGGCCACAGCCGTACCTCAACAATCGACCATATTAA